A stretch of DNA from Coccidioides posadasii str. Silveira chromosome 1, complete sequence:
TCACGCCGCGGGAGACTTGATTGTTCGGGAAGCTGGAGGCGAGGTCACTGATATCACCGGCAACAGACTCGACTTCACCAAGGGCAGGAAATTATCAGCGAACAGGGGTGTGGTCGCGGCCCCGAAGTCTATTTTCGAGCAGGTCATCAACGCAGTCCGCGCCGTCTATGCTGCCAAGGCATCAATTTAGAGGAAAGTGTATAGAGTTCGATCTACTTTCTAGTATTGTTACATAGCAACAGCACGCCCTTATGAAAAAAAAGATACCAACACCTATCATGTACATACAGCAAAAATAACCCAAAGATATCCCAAAAAATGCGACAATGATATCatttgatcttcttcgcTTTTAATTTGATCGTTTCTCCGTTCACGAAGATACCCTTTCCCTTGTATGGTTCTGGTACTCTCCATTTTCTGATGTTTGCCGCAAATTGGGTAACTATCTCTTTATCAATTCCTTCCAGTAGAATAGTTGTCGGCTGTGGAGTACTTGCTTTGACTCCCTGTGGAATTCCCAGCTCGACTGGGTGCGCGAAGCCAACCTTTAAGGACACGAATTGCTGCCCGGAGTATTCGGGTGTGAGTGTGATGGCTGTGGGTTCTATCGACGCCCTAAAACCGACACCGACCAGCTTCAAGACGCAAATGTGGCCTTCAGAAACGCCTAGGATGTAATTTTTAAGATGTTGCCGAATTGTTCCTGCGGTCCACATTCCGATTAGCACACTCCCTGGCCACAGTACTCAACCATTCACATATTTAATATATACGTACCCCACATGGCTTTTTGGTGCTTATCCTCGACATTGGCTATATGAAACTTCGCCTTTCGGGTTTCTGCATCGTATTGCAGCGTAGAGAATGAAGGAATCTTCAGCGTCATTTGACCTATTTCACACCGTTATTTCGAATTCCTCTTGCTAGGTCGCAACCAGATAAAAAACGAACCCAAAGGACCAGATACTTCCACAGCCATAGCAGGAGTATCCGCAGCTGTCACTCTCGTGGTCGCCCCTGATTTTGGCAAATCGATGAATTTTAAGGACACTTCTGGTGGAACTGAAATCGGCGCAGACCCGATTCGGGATTGTGTCGCTGCGGAAGTCGAGAATGTCTGCGATCGTTGGGGGAGTGAAAATGCAGGTATGAGGAAGGCAGGGAGGGAGTTGACCCGTGCAGACTCCCGAAGGAGCTGCCGGTAGCAACTTCGAGACACCGCCCAGGTCATCTTTGCGGAAACAGTATTGATGCTTGTCGCAAGTCCTGAGGACGAGCTCGCAACGCCGAATTGAATTCGATGGCGCTAA
This window harbors:
- a CDS encoding mitochondrial 54S ribosomal protein uL6m (BUSCO:447112at4751~EggNog:ENOG410PNE9~COG:J~BUSCO:12224at33183); the protein is MTWAVSRSCYRQLLRESARVNSLPAFLIPAFSLPQRSQTFSTSAATQSRIGSAPISVPPEVSLKFIDLPKSGATTRVTAADTPAMAVEVSGPLGQMTLKIPSFSTLQYDAETRKAKFHIANVEDKHQKAMWGTIRQHLKNYILGVSEGHICVLKLVGVGFRASIEPTAITLTPEYSGQQFVSLKVGFAHPVELGIPQGVKASTPQPTTILLEGIDKEIVTQFAANIRKWRVPEPYKGKGIFVNGETIKLKAKKIK